One window of Thermoplasmatales archaeon genomic DNA carries:
- a CDS encoding ABC transporter ATP-binding protein, which produces MLNIEDITKVYTPKNPPAVDKLNLEMKNGEILGLVGLNGAGKTTTIRMASGIILPTSGKILVDGYDIISDKVKASLNVGWIPELPNFEPNATPVLLMSYFAGFYGLHGNAAKDRIMSLLEQVGLKNDLNKKLRSYSQGMKKRFAIAESIIGNPQNVLFDETLNGLDPEGVLFVRKLMMSMKKEGKAILLSSHILSEIEDVADRVAIIDHGKLIKIIKREEMRSLGKTVLHITVENYDDECKLLLSKYGDLESNGNELIIRDLTVPDNKLSEIPQKLVRAKYKILRFDPVGESLEEYFFGLIGYKESITPPGPKESHREE; this is translated from the coding sequence ATGCTGAACATAGAAGATATCACAAAAGTTTATACACCAAAAAATCCGCCCGCTGTTGATAAGCTGAATCTTGAAATGAAGAATGGCGAGATTCTTGGCCTTGTAGGACTTAATGGAGCTGGAAAAACTACCACAATAAGAATGGCGTCAGGCATCATACTACCAACTTCTGGAAAGATCCTTGTCGATGGGTATGATATCATCAGCGATAAAGTCAAGGCTTCATTGAATGTTGGCTGGATACCAGAGCTCCCCAATTTTGAACCTAATGCAACACCTGTGCTATTGATGAGCTATTTCGCAGGCTTTTATGGCCTACACGGGAATGCAGCAAAAGATAGGATTATGTCCTTACTCGAACAAGTTGGTTTAAAAAATGATCTTAACAAGAAACTGCGATCATATTCACAGGGTATGAAGAAACGATTCGCCATTGCAGAATCTATAATAGGTAATCCTCAAAACGTCTTGTTTGATGAGACGCTTAACGGTCTCGATCCTGAAGGCGTTCTATTTGTGAGAAAGCTTATGATGAGCATGAAAAAGGAGGGAAAGGCCATACTTCTGTCCTCACATATTCTCAGTGAGATCGAAGATGTTGCAGATCGCGTAGCAATAATAGATCACGGGAAACTCATTAAGATCATAAAGAGAGAGGAAATGAGGAGCCTAGGGAAAACCGTACTTCATATCACAGTTGAAAATTACGACGACGAGTGCAAGTTACTGTTATCAAAATATGGAGATCTGGAATCGAACGGTAATGAGTTGATCATAAGAGACCTAACAGTTCCTGATAACAAACTTTCGGAAATTCCTCAAAAACTAGTGAGGGCCAAGTATAAAATTTTACGCTTTGATCCTGTCGGAGAAAGCCTAGAAGAATATTTCTTTGGACTAATAGGATATAAAGAGTCAATCACCCCTCCCGGACCGAAGGAATCTCATCGGGAGGAATAA
- a CDS encoding isoaspartyl peptidase/L-asparaginase, translating into MVNVVLIHGGAGSDVSFSTLLSNYAKLSALQRGALNVSVDAVRMLEDNPDFNAGTGSVKRIDGSIQMDAAVMTEEGFGSVVSIERVKNPVLVARAVMEKTPHLILSGDGATKFARQQGFEDYDPSTEKSSKNWEKMIRILSGEDKETPNRYENYMKYAKIFGLVKDTVGAVSRVDGKFAAAVSTGGATPMMRGRVGDSPLPGCGIYAGKKGAVVATGIGEEIIKKMLCYNVYLRIGSEPLKNILDDEVSKFGNTSVGIIAVSENEEAYSSNTSMATGIMKF; encoded by the coding sequence ATGGTTAACGTTGTTCTGATTCACGGCGGGGCCGGTTCGGACGTGTCCTTTTCGACTTTGCTTAGCAATTATGCAAAACTCTCGGCCTTGCAAAGAGGTGCGCTGAATGTGTCCGTCGATGCAGTCCGGATGCTTGAGGACAATCCCGATTTTAATGCCGGCACCGGATCGGTAAAGAGAATAGATGGATCGATTCAAATGGATGCGGCTGTCATGACGGAAGAAGGCTTTGGTTCGGTTGTTTCCATAGAAAGAGTCAAGAATCCAGTTTTAGTGGCAAGAGCCGTGATGGAAAAAACCCCACATCTAATTCTCTCTGGGGATGGTGCAACAAAATTTGCACGTCAGCAGGGCTTTGAGGATTATGATCCGTCTACAGAAAAATCATCGAAAAATTGGGAAAAGATGATAAGAATCCTTTCAGGAGAGGATAAAGAGACACCAAATAGGTATGAAAACTACATGAAGTACGCAAAAATTTTCGGTTTAGTTAAAGACACGGTTGGTGCAGTTTCCCGAGTTGATGGAAAATTTGCAGCCGCTGTTTCAACCGGTGGAGCAACGCCAATGATGAGGGGCCGCGTTGGGGACTCACCTCTACCTGGGTGTGGAATATACGCCGGAAAGAAAGGTGCAGTTGTAGCAACAGGCATAGGTGAAGAGATCATAAAGAAAATGCTATGTTATAACGTATACCTGCGTATTGGATCGGAACCTCTGAAGAATATACTAGATGATGAAGTTTCAAAATTTGGTAACACGTCCGTGGGGATCATAGCGGTATCCGAAAACGAAGAGGCATATTCTTCCAATACCAGCATGGCCACAGGCATCATGAAATTCTGA
- a CDS encoding NAD(P)-dependent glycerol-1-phosphate dehydrogenase has product MEFEKFKTMHFPRDVYIGHGVLANLPLIAERYLRRGSIVIVTGDFTYGLVGKQVEDILKDAGYVVNVIKIGAADEPNLSLVSNFAARGKTGMMIGVGGGTKIDVAKKVAFDLNVPLVSVPTSPSHDGIASPRASISRPNGIYSEEGAMPIAIVADTSIMVKAPYRYLKAGAADVISNLTAILDWKLAYRLKGEEYSSSAAAISEYAAKELIEKAHMILEDVEESVWLVTKQILASGTAMAIAGSSRPASGSEHLIAHALTQLGPGNSIHGEQCAIGSVVSMFLHGGDWKSLKQTYETIGMSVKAKDYDIPREVMIKALSTAHSMRSERYTILGETDLSLSASERSLEITGII; this is encoded by the coding sequence ATGGAGTTCGAAAAATTCAAAACCATGCATTTCCCGAGAGATGTTTACATAGGGCATGGTGTGCTTGCAAATCTTCCGCTTATCGCAGAGCGGTATCTCCGTCGTGGATCTATAGTGATAGTTACAGGGGACTTCACGTATGGACTTGTGGGTAAACAAGTTGAAGATATTCTCAAGGATGCTGGTTATGTAGTGAATGTGATAAAAATTGGCGCCGCTGATGAGCCTAACTTAAGCCTTGTTTCTAACTTTGCTGCCCGTGGAAAGACCGGCATGATGATAGGCGTCGGTGGTGGAACAAAGATAGATGTTGCAAAAAAGGTTGCTTTTGACCTTAACGTCCCGCTCGTCAGCGTTCCAACATCTCCAAGTCACGACGGTATCGCCTCTCCCCGTGCCTCTATAAGCAGACCGAATGGAATTTATTCTGAGGAAGGTGCGATGCCAATAGCTATTGTGGCAGACACTTCAATAATGGTGAAAGCGCCTTACAGATACCTCAAGGCTGGTGCTGCAGATGTGATTTCAAATCTGACGGCCATATTGGACTGGAAACTTGCTTACAGGCTCAAGGGCGAGGAATATAGTTCAAGTGCTGCAGCAATTTCAGAATATGCCGCTAAAGAACTTATCGAGAAAGCCCACATGATCCTTGAAGACGTGGAGGAATCCGTCTGGTTGGTGACAAAACAGATTCTTGCGTCTGGAACGGCCATGGCGATTGCAGGATCTTCCCGCCCTGCCAGTGGAAGTGAGCACCTCATAGCTCATGCATTGACACAACTTGGCCCTGGAAATTCAATTCATGGTGAACAGTGCGCTATCGGCTCTGTAGTCTCGATGTTCCTTCACGGTGGGGATTGGAAATCACTGAAGCAAACCTATGAAACAATAGGTATGTCTGTTAAAGCTAAAGATTATGACATTCCGAGGGAAGTGATGATAAAGGCGCTGAGCACCGCCCATAGCATGAGGTCTGAGAGATACACAATTTTAGGTGAGACTGACCTCAGTCTGTCGGCCTCGGAAAGATCACTTGAAATAACTGGAATCATTTAA
- a CDS encoding UPF0179 family protein, giving the protein MVKISLIGSDLSVEGLEFTFLGPLTACSECRIKNACFNLEPGRSYRIAKVRDQENPCLIFNTNKVKAVEIEELPEFANIQYGRKLQEGSVVTLKSMKCDYITCKNNEKCNLTNLRSETKATIVGIKEKLDCPKGYDMRRVEIKF; this is encoded by the coding sequence ATGGTAAAAATTTCATTAATAGGATCCGATCTTTCGGTTGAAGGATTAGAATTTACGTTTCTCGGGCCTTTGACTGCGTGCTCAGAATGCAGGATAAAGAATGCTTGCTTCAATCTTGAACCGGGGAGAAGCTACAGGATCGCAAAAGTTAGGGATCAGGAGAACCCCTGCCTGATTTTCAATACGAACAAGGTAAAGGCCGTCGAAATAGAAGAATTACCGGAGTTTGCCAATATTCAATATGGACGAAAACTCCAGGAAGGATCTGTAGTAACACTTAAGTCAATGAAATGTGACTATATCACATGCAAAAACAATGAGAAGTGCAACCTTACAAACCTGCGTTCAGAAACCAAGGCAACAATTGTTGGAATTAAAGAGAAACTTGACTGCCCCAAAGGTTACGATATGAGAAGAGTTGAAATAAAGTTCTGA
- the ychF gene encoding YchF-related putative GTPase, producing the protein MIRIGLIGKPNAGKSTLFTSLTDVPVEIANYPFTTIKPNLGMSFIKVSCPEKEIGKKCKPREGTCIDSVRHVPVEIIDVPGLIEGASEGKGMGNEFLDNLRNSDALIHIFDPLDSSEMFRGRDIDVEELNNSIHATENEIMDWFSDRIFRDWEKFARKCDASGDRIESSLYTKLASFGLSEKDIASVLSEEFFPGKLSLWDKGDAKKFASIVFKKIKPIVRVANKADLLSEEQRQIMHEKYSDVTLISAEYELALTRAFSSKIIDRTETNFNISGNATQKQREALEKIRKFFESKGVSRAYDILEKISKDWLHHIVVFPVYDESSWTDKSGNVLPDAFLMPLGSTALDLAYKIHTQIGEGFIRAIDARAHRVVGRDHVLSDGDIIRIVSKS; encoded by the coding sequence ATGATCAGGATTGGGTTAATAGGAAAACCGAACGCTGGAAAGTCCACACTTTTCACATCCCTCACAGACGTACCGGTGGAGATTGCCAATTACCCATTCACAACAATCAAACCGAACTTGGGAATGTCCTTTATTAAGGTAAGTTGCCCGGAAAAAGAGATAGGCAAAAAATGCAAACCGAGAGAAGGAACATGTATTGACAGTGTTCGGCATGTTCCTGTGGAAATAATAGACGTTCCGGGACTCATAGAGGGTGCGAGTGAAGGAAAAGGTATGGGTAACGAATTCCTCGATAACCTGAGAAACTCAGATGCTCTCATACACATATTTGATCCTCTGGATTCCTCCGAAATGTTTCGCGGTCGCGATATTGACGTTGAAGAGCTCAACAACAGCATACATGCAACAGAAAATGAGATAATGGACTGGTTTTCAGATCGAATTTTTAGAGATTGGGAGAAATTTGCGAGAAAATGCGATGCTTCTGGCGATCGAATAGAATCATCCCTCTATACAAAACTGGCCTCATTTGGCTTGTCTGAAAAGGATATAGCTTCAGTCCTTTCCGAGGAATTCTTTCCAGGGAAGCTATCTCTCTGGGACAAGGGAGACGCGAAGAAGTTCGCATCCATAGTGTTCAAGAAGATTAAGCCGATAGTTAGGGTGGCGAACAAGGCTGACCTTCTATCGGAAGAGCAACGGCAGATCATGCATGAAAAATATAGCGACGTTACCCTCATTTCTGCGGAATATGAACTCGCGCTTACGAGAGCATTCTCTTCGAAGATCATAGATCGTACAGAAACAAACTTCAACATCTCTGGCAATGCAACCCAGAAGCAGAGAGAAGCTCTGGAAAAGATCAGGAAATTTTTCGAAAGCAAGGGAGTTTCAAGAGCCTATGATATACTTGAAAAGATAAGTAAGGACTGGTTGCATCATATCGTGGTATTTCCTGTGTACGACGAATCCTCTTGGACCGACAAGTCTGGGAATGTACTTCCGGATGCATTCCTTATGCCTCTTGGTTCTACCGCGCTAGATCTGGCTTATAAAATCCATACGCAGATAGGTGAAGGTTTCATTAGGGCGATAGACGCGAGGGCACACAGGGTGGTTGGTAGGGATCATGTCCTTTCCGATGGCGATATAATCAGAATAGTTTCAAAGTCATAG
- a CDS encoding metallophosphoesterase produces the protein MQIRKNDLSELLQISASIMEQSCHKTPFAGKFYSDLVAFVGDTHCAWQVSSKIISDYGEASDKIVFLGDYVDRGDTGIENLAVILKAFVKNPEKIVLLRGNHESRKVNERYGFLIEVKDKFGLEFYDLVEKFFSRLPYAVVINDYFCVHGGIARNIPVIDEIKNLPYPDTGPENKDALELLWNDPSEDIDDFSENLRGEGTFYYGQQAVDMFISKNNLNGIIRGHEVCDGFKENLDGKVITVFSSTYHDMPPGLLIMENGNFFRSRIKI, from the coding sequence ATGCAAATCAGGAAGAATGATCTATCGGAACTTTTGCAAATCTCTGCTTCTATTATGGAGCAAAGTTGTCACAAGACTCCGTTTGCCGGTAAATTCTACAGTGATTTGGTGGCTTTTGTGGGAGATACTCATTGCGCCTGGCAGGTATCATCCAAGATAATCTCCGATTATGGCGAAGCTTCCGATAAGATTGTTTTTCTAGGGGATTATGTTGACAGGGGTGATACGGGCATCGAGAACTTAGCGGTGATCTTGAAAGCTTTTGTTAAAAACCCAGAAAAGATAGTTCTTTTGCGTGGCAATCATGAAAGCCGGAAGGTCAACGAAAGATACGGGTTTCTTATCGAGGTGAAAGATAAATTCGGGCTCGAGTTCTATGATCTCGTCGAAAAATTTTTCTCAAGATTGCCGTATGCAGTAGTTATAAACGATTATTTCTGTGTTCATGGTGGCATTGCAAGGAATATACCGGTAATTGACGAGATTAAAAATTTGCCATATCCAGATACCGGGCCGGAAAACAAGGATGCATTGGAGCTTTTATGGAATGATCCTTCAGAGGATATCGATGACTTTTCCGAGAATTTACGGGGGGAAGGCACATTCTATTACGGTCAACAAGCCGTTGACATGTTCATTTCGAAAAATAACCTTAATGGAATAATCAGGGGCCATGAGGTCTGCGACGGTTTCAAGGAGAATCTTGATGGTAAGGTTATTACTGTGTTTTCTAGCACATACCACGATATGCCTCCCGGGTTACTTATTATGGAAAATGGAAATTTTTTTAGATCACGCATAAAAATATGA
- a CDS encoding 30S ribosomal protein S12, translating into MANGENAGKKLKSVRSKFRWSDSSFKKRVLKLKKKADPLEGAPSGKGIVIEKIGIEAKQPNSGIRKCVKLQLIKNGRQITAFAPGDGAINYIDEHDEVTVEGIRGRQGRSKGDIPGVRFKVVKVNGISLLELVKGRKEKTVR; encoded by the coding sequence TTGGCTAATGGTGAAAACGCAGGAAAAAAATTAAAATCCGTGAGAAGCAAATTCAGGTGGTCTGATAGTTCATTCAAGAAGAGGGTATTAAAGCTCAAGAAAAAGGCTGATCCACTTGAGGGAGCACCATCAGGGAAGGGCATAGTTATTGAAAAGATAGGAATAGAGGCTAAACAACCGAATTCCGGTATCAGGAAATGCGTAAAACTTCAACTTATCAAGAACGGCAGGCAGATTACTGCCTTTGCCCCGGGTGACGGCGCTATTAACTATATAGATGAGCATGACGAGGTCACCGTAGAAGGTATTCGTGGAAGGCAGGGAAGAAGTAAGGGAGATATTCCAGGGGTAAGGTTCAAGGTTGTCAAGGTGAATGGAATATCCTTGCTCGAGCTCGTGAAGGGTAGAAAGGAGAAGACGGTGAGATAA
- a CDS encoding 30S ribosomal protein S7, producing MAELKLLGEYSISDVAIHDAGISKYVNLSSNLNLHTGGRYSSYSAGKRNVNTLERLLNKMMRSEKWTGKKYSAYRVLKEAFKIVAEKTKQNPVQVFVNAIENAAPREEVTRLKYGGIAVPKAVDVAPSRRVDLALRNIAIGATKASFKSTKPIAGCLADEIINASRNEAASFAVSKKEEVERIAASAR from the coding sequence ATGGCAGAGCTTAAGTTACTTGGGGAATACTCAATTAGTGACGTGGCCATACATGACGCAGGTATTTCTAAATATGTAAATCTATCATCGAACCTTAATCTACATACAGGTGGAAGATATTCAAGTTATTCCGCTGGGAAAAGAAACGTTAACACCCTAGAGAGGCTGCTGAATAAGATGATGCGTTCTGAAAAATGGACAGGGAAGAAATACAGTGCATACAGAGTTCTGAAAGAAGCTTTCAAGATCGTAGCAGAGAAGACAAAGCAGAATCCCGTTCAGGTCTTCGTCAATGCCATAGAAAACGCGGCTCCAAGGGAAGAAGTCACAAGATTGAAATATGGGGGAATTGCTGTTCCCAAGGCCGTGGATGTGGCGCCATCCAGGCGCGTTGATCTAGCTCTCAGGAACATAGCAATAGGTGCCACAAAAGCTTCTTTCAAAAGCACGAAACCTATTGCAGGTTGCCTGGCTGATGAGATCATCAACGCTTCTAGAAATGAGGCTGCATCATTTGCAGTCAGCAAGAAAGAAGAGGTAGAAAGAATAGCGGCTTCCGCGAGATAA
- a CDS encoding deoxyhypusine synthase has protein sequence MNKKDLLTSKVLDTEISADTTLGELMTQFSASGGFTSAKLFTAYSILNRIFSEENTTFLSFPADIISTGTRGIINEIVKRKLVDVIITTNGTLDHDIARTYTNYYAGSFDFDDRKLRDIGINRLGNVFIPDESYGEVIENKVTPVLEELYAKKKEWGGAELVREFGLRLNNEKSILYNAAKNNIPVFVPGMTDGSFGSQLWSFYEQNRDFKINLLQDEHELSDIVFDAKKTGALMIGGGISKHHTIWWNQFRDGLDYAVYITTAQEYDGSLSGAKLEEAISWKKIRQDAEFVNIYGDATIVLPLLLGPLLVKS, from the coding sequence ATGAACAAGAAGGATTTGCTCACGTCCAAGGTTCTGGATACGGAGATTAGCGCTGATACTACACTGGGGGAGCTAATGACACAATTTTCAGCATCTGGCGGTTTTACTTCAGCAAAACTGTTTACCGCTTACTCAATATTGAACAGGATATTTTCAGAAGAGAACACAACATTCCTTTCATTTCCTGCAGATATAATTTCTACCGGCACAAGGGGAATAATAAATGAGATTGTTAAGAGAAAACTTGTCGACGTTATAATTACCACAAACGGGACGCTTGATCATGATATAGCACGAACTTACACAAATTATTATGCAGGTAGTTTCGACTTTGATGATCGCAAATTAAGGGATATAGGTATCAACAGACTTGGAAATGTGTTTATCCCGGATGAAAGTTATGGCGAGGTTATAGAAAACAAAGTAACGCCAGTGCTTGAAGAGCTTTATGCAAAGAAAAAGGAATGGGGTGGTGCGGAACTGGTTAGAGAATTTGGTCTGAGACTTAACAATGAAAAGTCAATACTTTACAACGCTGCTAAGAACAACATCCCTGTTTTTGTTCCTGGAATGACAGATGGATCATTCGGTTCCCAGCTCTGGTCATTCTATGAGCAGAACCGAGATTTCAAGATTAATTTGTTACAGGATGAGCATGAACTGTCCGATATCGTATTTGATGCCAAAAAGACTGGGGCTCTCATGATCGGCGGAGGCATATCCAAGCATCATACCATATGGTGGAATCAGTTCAGGGATGGACTTGACTACGCGGTTTATATAACAACTGCACAGGAGTACGACGGTTCACTTTCTGGAGCCAAGCTCGAAGAAGCGATATCGTGGAAAAAGATCAGGCAGGACGCTGAATTTGTTAACATATACGGCGATGCAACTATAGTACTACCGTTACTGCTTGGTCCACTTCTGGTCAAAAGTTAG
- a CDS encoding ornithine cyclodeaminase (catalyzes the formation of L-proline from L-ornithine): MQYITEEDVSKNLTMAETIKILEETFNECGHGRAYYKPRERITYIGGVFNTMPGIIEKFHVAGLKTYIATRSGARFVVVLFDTETSDLLALIEANKLGQIRTGALPAMVSKKLLRAKEQNLCIIGSGYQAETQLEGMISALNIGKTSVYSRNFDHAKDFAKTMSEKFKIDIVPFRNANEALTSSTVVNTITDSNNSIFSRSDLGEEYHLNLCGANLPRRREVAEDAIADSDMIIVEDMDQAMKESAEIKSYVKTYGKDKCINLKDFVLEDDHKRKRSVFKSMGIGLEDVAAGYLVLKNMNLI; encoded by the coding sequence ATGCAGTACATAACGGAAGAGGATGTGTCAAAAAACCTCACGATGGCGGAAACAATAAAGATACTTGAAGAAACTTTCAATGAATGCGGGCATGGTAGGGCCTATTATAAGCCAAGAGAACGAATAACTTATATCGGAGGCGTATTCAACACAATGCCAGGTATAATAGAGAAGTTCCATGTTGCTGGTCTCAAAACCTATATAGCTACACGTTCAGGGGCAAGGTTTGTCGTAGTATTATTTGATACAGAAACATCCGATCTTCTGGCACTCATTGAGGCAAACAAGCTTGGCCAGATAAGAACAGGTGCTTTGCCTGCAATGGTATCTAAGAAACTGCTTCGTGCAAAAGAGCAAAATCTCTGTATTATCGGTTCAGGCTATCAGGCAGAGACACAGCTTGAAGGTATGATATCTGCACTCAATATAGGAAAGACATCCGTATATTCCCGTAACTTTGATCATGCGAAGGACTTTGCGAAAACAATGTCTGAGAAATTTAAGATCGATATAGTTCCTTTTAGAAATGCAAATGAGGCACTCACGTCATCCACTGTCGTCAACACAATAACGGATTCGAACAACTCCATATTTTCCAGATCAGATCTGGGAGAAGAGTACCATCTTAACCTGTGTGGTGCGAATCTTCCTAGGCGAAGGGAAGTGGCAGAGGATGCAATTGCAGACAGCGACATGATAATCGTTGAAGATATGGATCAGGCAATGAAAGAATCTGCGGAGATAAAAAGCTACGTGAAGACGTATGGAAAGGACAAATGTATCAATCTTAAAGACTTTGTATTAGAGGACGATCATAAAAGAAAAAGGAGTGTCTTTAAGTCAATGGGTATCGGCTTGGAGGATGTTGCTGCGGGTTATCTCGTTTTGAAAAATATGAATCTTATCTGA
- a CDS encoding TIGR01777 family oxidoreductase — protein MANAYQGTRQTVSLFGGNGLIGSEIARTLLSRGDEIRFFSRNKQKTEAIFPGKKVVEFTPENSEWQQEIDGSSAIINFTGEPIFKKWTSEYKRKIVESRVKTVDHIVEAISKCKARPKVFINGTAAGYYGYDKITDTEMDEDSPKGNDFFGDLVHQWEKAANRAEEYGVRVVNVRTSLVLSASGGGLPELVSIFKTGLGGPIRPGNQWLAWIHMSDEVGLVLFSLDNEKINGPLNAVSPQSVTMGEFAKTLSKVLNRPAKIKIPATLVRLRMGEVSDLILHGKKVIPKKALQYGYVFKFPDLEAALRSTLSIP, from the coding sequence ATGGCAAATGCATATCAGGGCACAAGGCAGACTGTCTCTCTGTTTGGAGGTAACGGCTTAATCGGATCTGAGATCGCTAGAACTCTGCTTTCTCGCGGAGATGAAATAAGGTTCTTTTCAAGAAACAAACAAAAGACAGAAGCGATTTTTCCTGGGAAAAAAGTCGTGGAATTCACCCCAGAGAATAGCGAATGGCAACAAGAAATAGATGGTTCATCAGCAATTATAAATTTCACGGGTGAACCCATTTTTAAAAAATGGACCAGCGAATACAAAAGAAAAATTGTTGAGTCGCGTGTAAAAACCGTTGATCATATTGTTGAGGCGATATCAAAATGTAAGGCTAGGCCTAAAGTGTTCATTAACGGCACAGCAGCTGGATACTACGGTTACGATAAAATCACTGACACCGAAATGGATGAGGATTCTCCAAAAGGAAACGATTTCTTTGGAGACCTGGTTCATCAGTGGGAAAAAGCAGCAAACAGAGCCGAGGAATACGGAGTTCGTGTTGTAAACGTAAGAACGAGCCTTGTGCTTTCTGCATCGGGAGGGGGTTTGCCTGAACTTGTCTCAATTTTCAAAACGGGTTTGGGTGGCCCAATAAGGCCGGGAAACCAGTGGCTTGCATGGATTCACATGAGCGATGAGGTTGGCCTGGTTCTTTTCTCACTCGACAATGAGAAAATAAATGGCCCATTGAATGCTGTATCTCCTCAATCCGTTACAATGGGAGAATTTGCTAAAACGCTCAGTAAGGTTCTCAACAGGCCAGCAAAAATAAAGATCCCAGCAACGCTGGTAAGGCTAAGAATGGGTGAAGTTTCTGATCTCATTCTTCACGGAAAGAAAGTGATCCCAAAAAAAGCACTGCAATACGGTTATGTGTTCAAATTCCCAGATCTTGAAGCAGCTCTTAGGTCAACGCTGTCAATTCCGTAG
- a CDS encoding XdhC/CoxI family protein: MGDYDYISELEHLKNEKSAFVVASVVRSEGSALAKPGFRVIVKDDKVVYGSLGGVCPESVIIEEARKTLITGETKMIRIHLETAKDGLQAMISKENENDIYVETFCGGTIDVFLEPYKPSQRLIIFGQGGKDDVENELIALGKKMNFNVVLINHAPNITNDPDEIISDLNSDLDSLNVNEDDFVVVLTKGERDIDILRFLSEHRPSYIGLMASRKRIARDFEELKRVGVSSAFLDAVSAPIGININAVTPFEIALSIASEIVMKKRNSNRMPQNPSAERSRIE, from the coding sequence ATGGGTGATTATGACTACATATCAGAGCTTGAACATCTTAAAAATGAAAAATCAGCATTTGTTGTAGCGTCTGTTGTTCGATCTGAAGGCTCTGCACTTGCCAAACCCGGTTTCAGGGTTATAGTTAAAGACGATAAGGTTGTTTACGGCTCATTAGGCGGGGTGTGCCCTGAGTCGGTGATCATTGAGGAAGCACGTAAAACTTTAATCACTGGAGAAACAAAAATGATTAGGATACATCTTGAAACTGCTAAGGATGGCCTTCAAGCCATGATCTCAAAAGAGAATGAAAACGACATCTACGTTGAGACTTTCTGTGGTGGAACGATAGATGTTTTTCTCGAACCCTACAAACCTTCACAAAGGCTCATAATTTTTGGGCAAGGTGGGAAAGATGATGTGGAGAACGAACTTATTGCTCTCGGAAAGAAAATGAATTTCAACGTTGTGTTGATAAATCATGCACCAAACATAACAAACGATCCCGATGAAATTATTTCCGATCTTAACTCTGACCTTGATTCATTGAATGTAAACGAAGACGACTTTGTAGTCGTACTTACAAAGGGTGAAAGGGATATTGATATCCTTCGATTCCTCTCCGAACACAGACCCTCGTATATCGGCCTTATGGCAAGCAGAAAAAGGATTGCGAGGGATTTTGAGGAGTTGAAAAGGGTGGGAGTTTCGAGCGCATTTCTCGATGCTGTCAGTGCCCCGATTGGAATAAATATCAATGCAGTTACTCCGTTCGAGATAGCATTAAGTATCGCGTCTGAAATCGTGATGAAGAAGAGGAATTCTAACAGAATGCCTCAGAATCCCTCAGCAGAAAGATCCCGCATAGAGTGA